In Zingiber officinale cultivar Zhangliang chromosome 11B, Zo_v1.1, whole genome shotgun sequence, a single window of DNA contains:
- the LOC122034659 gene encoding wall-associated receptor kinase 5-like: MHSATPAIAMSLFLSQMLLLPLLLLAVAPAVPDSGCQTRCGDVEIPYPFGIGTNCSREGQAYICNITESGLQKPFAGNVEVLNILLEMGQVRMLNPVSSACYSPNYNNVNYNRWRLNLEGTPYRFSNLLNKFTAIGCDTLAYIIDDHWSSISYQSGCVSMCRDEESIVSDSCSGMGCCQTSIPKNLRYYRVWFDGNFNNADTWRFSNCSYAALLEADWFQFNTSYITTSQLMQINGDGRVPVVLDWAIGHETCEVASHNLSSYACISNNSACIDSSNGPGYLCNCSTGYQGNPYVSNGCQDIDECNQQSNPCSDGICQNLPGNYSCHCPEGTHGDAYNGTCTPNQKLSLAVKAVIGTSISLIFLLVFGMCICMIYQRRKLIQSRKRYFSEHGGMQLREEMRLQSLAFRIFSKEELERATNRFDKNRILGQGGYGTVYKGDMGDDQFVAIKQPKVINERQKKEFGKEMLILSQVNHRNIVKLLGCCLEVEVPMLVYEFVPNGNLFELIHSRNIDNLPLAVRLNIARDSADALAYLHYSASPPIIHGDVKSANILLHENFTAKVSDFGASRLNPKDEEQFATLVQGTCGYLDPEYLQTCKLTEKSDVYSFGVVLLELLTRRKAIYFGENERETSLASNFILAKKEDRLQELLDNQVTSEGDAELIGRIGELAVQCLSVRGEERPTMKDVADQLNNMGKLHPVPWTPPNAEDIESFLPVPSDAQTSTGNTSYIQEVALLIEYAR, translated from the exons ATGCATTCAGCTACACCAGCAATCGCCATGTCTTTGTTCCTCTCCCAAATGTTACTACTGCCGCTGTTGCTACTTGCAGTTGCACCTGCTGTGCCTGACAGCGGATGCCAAACGAGATGCGGCGACGTGGAGATCCCTTACCCCTTCGGCATCGGCACAAACTGTTCCAGAGAAGGCCAAGCTTATATCTGCAACATCACAGAAAGTGGCCTCCAGAAGCCATTCGCTGGCAATGTTGAGGTCCTCAATATTTTGTTGGAGATGGGCCAAGTGCGCATGCTCAACCCCGTATCCTCGGCCTGCTACAGTCCAAATTACAACAATGTCAATTACAACCGCTGGAGGTTGAATCTGGAAGGCACCCCATATAGGTTCTCTAATCTCCTCAACAAGTTCACCGCCATCGGCTGCGATACCCTTGCCTACATAATCGACGACCACTGGAGCAGTATCAGCTACCAGAGTGGCTGTGTGTCCATGTGCCGTGATGAAGAGAGCATCGTCAGTGACTCCTGCTCCGGCATGGGTTGCTGCCAGACTTCCATACCCAAGAATCTCAGATACTATAGAGTCTGGTTTGATGGGAATTTCAACAACGCGGATACTTGGAGATTTAGCAATTGCAGCTACGCCGCCTTGTTGGAGGCCGATTGGTTCCAATTTAATACATCTTACATCACCACGAGCCAATTGATGCAAATTAACGGTGATGGCAGGGTGCCGGTAGTCTTGGACTGGGCCATCGGCCACGAGACGTGCGAGGTAGCAAGTCACAACCTGAGTTCTTATGCCTGCATCAGCAATAACAGCGCGTGCATCGACTCTTCCAATGGTCCTGGTTATCTTTGCAACTGTTCGACAGGATACCAAGGCAATCCATACGTCTCCAACGGATGCCAAG ACATCGATGAGTGCAATCAACAATCAAATCCATGCTCAGATGGAATCTGCCAGAACCTGCCCGGTAATTATAGTTGTCACTGCCCCGAAGGCACGCACGGTGACGCTTACAATGGAACATGCACCCCAAATCAGAAGCTTTCCTTGGCGGTGAAAGCGGTTATAG GCACCTCCATCAGCTTGATTTTCTTACTAGTATTTGGCATGTGCATCTGTATGATTTATCAGAGAAGAAAACTTATCCAGTCGAGGAAAAGATATTTCAGTGAACATGGGGGCATGCAATTACGGGAAGAGATGAGACTACAAAGTCTTGCATTTAGGATCTTTTCAAAAGAAGAATTAGAGAGGGCGACAAATAGatttgacaagaacagaatcCTTGGGCAAGGCGGCTATGGAACTGTTTACAAAGGAGATATGGGAGACGATCAGTTTGTCGCCATAAAGCAGCCAAAGGTTATAAATGAGAGACAGAAGAAAGAATTTGGAAAGGAAATGCTTATTCTTTCCCAAGTCAACCATAGGAACATAGTCAAGCTCTTGGGCTGTTGTTTGGAAGTGGAGGTTCCCATGTTGGTCTATGAGTTTGTCCCTAATGGTAACTTGTTTGAACTAATCCACAGCAGGAACATAGATAACCTCCCTTTGGCTGTGCGTTTAAACATTGCTCGTGATTCTGCTGATGCTCTTGCTTATTTACACTATTCGGCTTCGCCTCCAATCATTCATGGAGACGTGAAGTCTGCTAACATCCTCCTACATGAAAATTTCACTGCAAAAGTTTCTGATTTCGGAGCTTCGAGGCTAAATCCCAAGGATGAAGAGCAATTTGCTACCTTGGTTCAAGGGACCTGCGGTTACTTGGACCCCGAGTACCTTCAAACATGCAAATTAACTGAAAAAAGTGATGTTTATAGCTTTGGTGTAGTGCTCTTAGAATTACTGACACGAAGGAAGGCAATTTATTTTggagaaaatgaaagagaaacGAGCCTTGCATCAAACTTTATTTTGGCCAAGAAAGAGGATCGACTCCAGGAACTCTTGGACAATCAAGTGACAAGTGAAGGAGATGCAGAGTTGATCGGAAGGATTGGAGAACTGGCAGTGCAGTGCTTGAGTGTAAGGGGAGAAGAAAGACCTACGAtgaaggatgtggccgaccagcTAAACAACATGGGAAAGTTACATCCTGTTCCATGGACACCACCAAATGCTGAGGACATTGAGAGTTTCCTTCCTGTTCCATCAGATGCTCAAACGTCTACCGGTAACACTAGTTATATTCAAGAGGTTGCATTGCTCATTGAATATGCAAGGTAA